The following coding sequences are from one Enterococcus sp. 4G2_DIV0659 window:
- a CDS encoding GH25 family lysozyme, whose translation MKKTLLNVLFMCIGSATLFSAGVQASAQNIAINEANNHVMGNNLPSKKSPQTRLPFTQELHPRADFIDISSWNGEISVESYKKMNAQGVKGVVVKLTEYTTYKNPFAKIQIENAKKAGLTVSTYHYSWFVDEQKAVEEANYYADFAQELGLNPDTVMVNDAEEGEMIPADVTITSTAFKNQLNKRGFSNVIHYSMASWFTNNWLEFPVLGKENSWVAEWPKNPSSDNLLHSDTAAWQWSSQVEFTGVTGVFDANVDYLGRFVDILEFKLGTDVKPIQYYQGEEVTYQGKTYTVIQTHKNYGDPCGVPGVAESLFAVKK comes from the coding sequence TTGAAAAAAACGTTATTAAATGTCTTGTTTATGTGTATTGGGAGTGCAACTTTATTTTCTGCAGGTGTACAAGCAAGTGCTCAAAACATAGCGATTAATGAAGCAAACAACCATGTTATGGGAAACAATTTGCCTTCTAAGAAAAGTCCGCAAACCCGTTTACCTTTTACACAAGAGCTTCATCCAAGAGCTGATTTTATCGATATTTCCTCTTGGAATGGCGAAATATCTGTGGAATCATACAAAAAAATGAATGCACAAGGTGTTAAAGGCGTAGTTGTAAAATTAACAGAATACACAACCTATAAAAATCCTTTTGCTAAAATCCAAATCGAAAATGCTAAAAAAGCAGGTTTAACTGTTTCAACCTATCACTATTCTTGGTTCGTAGATGAGCAAAAAGCAGTTGAAGAAGCCAATTATTATGCGGATTTTGCACAAGAACTTGGTTTAAACCCTGATACAGTCATGGTGAATGATGCAGAAGAAGGGGAGATGATCCCAGCTGACGTTACGATTACATCAACGGCATTCAAAAATCAATTGAATAAACGTGGGTTTAGCAATGTCATCCATTATAGTATGGCTAGCTGGTTTACAAACAACTGGTTGGAATTTCCAGTTTTAGGGAAAGAAAATAGCTGGGTAGCAGAATGGCCGAAGAATCCTTCAAGCGACAATCTATTACATTCAGACACAGCAGCGTGGCAATGGAGCTCTCAAGTAGAATTTACCGGAGTGACAGGTGTATTTGATGCCAATGTGGACTATCTTGGTCGATTTGTAGACATCCTTGAGTTTAAATTAGGAACAGATGTGAAACCGATCCAATATTATCAAGGGGAAGAAGTAACATACCAAGGGAAAACATATACAGTGATTCAAACACATAAAAACTATGGTGATCCATGTGGTGTACCTGGTGTTGCGGAATCGTTGTTTGCGGTGAAAAAATGA
- a CDS encoding WXG100 family type VII secretion target — translation MAGAISVTPEQLKSQAKVYTQSQQQIQDAIRKVNSMNQQIAQEWKGQAFQSYLEQYNQLEGNVKKMEELLLSINSQLNKYADTVAQRDQQDASSFGLN, via the coding sequence ATGGCAGGAGCAATTTCCGTCACACCCGAACAACTGAAATCACAAGCAAAGGTTTATACACAATCACAACAACAAATTCAAGATGCGATTCGTAAAGTTAACTCTATGAACCAACAAATCGCTCAAGAATGGAAAGGTCAAGCGTTTCAATCGTATTTAGAACAATACAATCAATTAGAAGGAAACGTGAAGAAAATGGAAGAATTATTGCTTAGCATCAACAGTCAATTGAACAAATATGCTGATACAGTGGCACAACGTGACCAACAAGATGCAAGTTCTTTCGGCTTAAATTAA